The Faecalibacter bovis genome includes the window AAAAAAGTGTTTGGATCTGCAACTTGCGGAATATAGAAAAGTACCGCTGCATATGCGATATGAAGAACTCCATAAAGCTTTTCAGCATTTACCCATCTATCTGCAATAATACCTGTAATAGTTGGCATAATTAATGAAGCAAAACCCATTGTTGCGAAAATCAACCCAAATTTTGTTCCATCCCATTGTTTTGTTCCAAACCAATAGTTGGCGATTGTAATTAACCATGCACCCCATACAAATAGTTGCAGGAAGTTCATTATTGTTAGTCTAATTTTTAAAGACATAATTGTATAAAAGAGATTATTTAGTTTCTAAGATTTTCGATTTCATCACGAAGGCGAGCAGCTAATTCGTAATCTTCGTTCATTACTGCTTTTTTCATCTCTTCTTCTAATTCGTCTTTTGTCCAGTCCGAAAAATCAGAAGAAGTAGCTTCATCGTCGATCAAATCAATTTCATCATCGATATCATCTAAAGCACGTTGAATATTTTCGTCTTCTTCCTGCATAATATCCAAATGGATACCTGCTTTTTCAACGACATGATCATAAGCGAAAATAGGAGCGTTAAAACGAACAGCCAATGCGATTGCATCCGAAGTACGCGAATCTATTTCAGACCGTTCTCCATCAGTATTTATAAAAACAATGTTTGAATAAAACACGCCATCTTCTAACTTGTAAATGTAAACTGATTCTACATCAATTTTATATGCTTCGCCAAGACTAACAAATAAATCGTGCGTTAACGGACGTGGTGGAGTTATATCTTTTTCTAATGCTAATGCAATTGATTGTGCTTCGAAACTACCAATAATAATTGGTAATTTTCGAAATCCCGATTCCTCCTCAAGAATTAAAGCGTATGCACCAGTCTGTGTTTGACTGTATGAAATACCTTTTATTACTAAGCTGATTAAATTGTTCATTTGGGCGTAAAGTTATCAAAAAATGATGAAATATTAAAGATGTTTTAACACATAAAAAAATCCGAACCAATTGATTGGTTCGGATTTATATTATTTTATAGATATTACTTCTTTAGATTAAGCAACACCTTTTAATTTTTTAACCTCTTCGATTAACTTTGGAACAACCTCGAAAGCGTCTCCAACAATACCGTAATCAGCAGCTTTAAAGAAAGGAGCTTCTGCATCATTATTAATTACAACAATCGTTTTAGAACCGTTAACTCCAGCTAAATGCTGAATGGCTCCTGATATACCAATTGCGATGTATAAATTTGGTGCAATTGCTTTACCCGTTTGCCCAACGTGCTCAGCGTGAGGTCTCCATCCGATATCAGCAACAGGTTTAGAAGATGCTGTAGCAGCTCCTAATAATTGTGCTAATTCTTCAATCATTCCCCAATTTTCTGGTCCTTTTAATCCACGACCTGCAGAAACTACAATTTCAGCTTCTTTCAAGTCTATTGCTCCTGTTTGAGCAACTTCTACACCAGTTACTTTTACTTTTGCATCTGCATCAGAAATTGATACTGAAACTGATTCTTCCGAACCAGCAACTGCATTTTCCTTAGCTCCGAAAGAGTTTTGTAATAAAGTAATAACTGCTTTTCCAGTTACTGCAACTGTTTCGATTCCTTTTCCTGAGAATGCTTTACGAGCAACTGTAAAAGGAGCAAAAGTTGTAGGAGCTTTTTCTACATTAGTAACTAATGAAGCACCTAATTTTAATGCTAATAACGGAGCAAAAGATGCACCATCGTTAGTTGAAGGAACAACAACAACTTCACCAGCAGCTAATTCAGCAACTGCTTTAGCGTATGCGTTAGCATCAAAGTTTTTTAAAGTTGAATTTTCTACTTTTAAAACTTTTGTAGCTCCATATTTATATAATTCTTCTGAAGAATCTGTTACGTTAAAAGCGATAGCTGTAACTGTATCACCAGCTACATCTGCAATTGCTTTAGCATAAGCAACTGCTTCTAATCCTGCTTTTTTATATTTTCCGTCATGAGATTCTGCGTAAACAAAAATTGCCATTTTTAATAGTTTTTAAGATTGATTATTAGATAGCTTTTGCTTCTTCGTGTAATAAACGAACTAATTCTGCAACGTTATCTTTATCTACTAAAGTAACATTTCCACGAGAAGCAGGTTTTTCATAACCTACAACTTCTACACTTGTAGATGTAGCTTCTGGAGCAACAACTGTGATTTGTTTAGATCTTGCTTGCATAATTCCACGCATGTTAGGAATTCTTAAAGCAGCTTCATCAACTAAACCTTTTTGTCCTGCAATTACTGCTGGTAAAGCAACTTCTACGTTTTCTTTTCCACCATCAATTTCGCGAACAGCTTTAGCTGTAGAACCTTCTACTTCTAAACCAATACATCCATTTACAAAACCATAATCTAATAATCCTGCAACTAGTCCTGGTACTGCACCTCCATTATAATCTATAGACTCTTTACCTGTTAAAACGATATCATAACCACCTTCTTTAGCAGCTTTAGCAATTTGTGTTGCAACAAAGAAATCATCACGAGCATCTGCATCAATACGAATACCATCGTTTGCACCGATAGCTAATGCTTTACGCATAACAGCATCTACTGACGCATCTCCAACAGTTAAAATAGTAACTGTAGCTCCTGCTTTTTCTTGTAATTCAACCGCTTTATTTAAGCTGAATTCATCGTGCGGGTTAATAACAAATTGAACACCGTTTTTATCAAACGATTTTCCATCTCCTGTGAAGTTGATTTTAGCTGTAGTATCTGGTACACTACTAATACAAACTAATATCTTCATAATTTTGGGTTTATTTCTTTATTGTAAATTTAATTAATTTATTTTATTATGTAAGCATAATAAAGATTATTTCTTAACGATCTCTCTCGACTCTGCTTCTAATTGATTATTATACACTCTATTTGACACTAAAATACTGAATTCATACAATATCCAAAGTGGAATAGTAACCAAAATCATACTATACAAATCATTAGGTGTAATTGCAGCTGCAATTACCAACACAACTATAAACGCATGTTTTCTATATGTTCTTAAGAACATTGGCGTTAGAACACCAATACTTGTTAAGAAATAAACAAATACAGGTAATAAAAACATTAATCCCATTGATAATAATAATTGTACAAACAAGTCGATATAACTTGGTAATGTCCATGTATTACCTACATTAAATGGATCATATGTGAATAAAAATTGTGTACAAAGAGGAATCAACAAAAAGTAACTGAATAAAACTCCTAATATAAAAAAGAAGGAAACAGCTAAAATTGTAGCTCCTGCATATTTTCTTTCAGAATCTTTTAAAGCTGGACTAATAAATTTCCATAACTCATAAATAATATATGGAATTGCTAAAATTACTCCACAAACAATAATTGCAAAAAATTGAGAGGTAATTTGTCCTGATGGATTAAGATTGGTTAAATCTTTTGAAATATCAAATGATTCTTTATAAATCACACCAAATCCAGTTAATTGACCAAATGCATTAAACCAGTCAAAAGTTGGAAATGTTGATTTTAAAGGAGCCATAATTACATATTCGACCAATTCGTCCCAAAAAAAAGCAACACCAATTGATGTTAAAACAACAGCAATAACAGAACGAATTAGATTTCCTCTTAATTCTCCTATATGTGCTAAAAAAGACATGTCTGTTTTTCCGCTTGCCGCCATATTATTCAATTCCTTCGTTTAAAATTGAGTGAATATCTAGAATACCAAAATAATTGTCATTTTCATCTACAACAACTAATTGGCCAATACTATTCTGTCTTAATGTATCTAAAGCAACGCGTGCTTTTTCATCTTTATTAATCGTTTTAGGCGACATTGTTGCAATATCTTTAGCTGTTAACGTACTAAAATCCTGATATTTTAACAACATACGACGTAAATCACCATCAGTAACAACTCCTAGAATTTTTTCATCTTCTAAAACAACTGTAATACCATGTTTACCAGATGTCAAAGAATTAATAACATCAACTATAGAAGAATCTGGATTTACAAACGGACGTTTATTTGGATCAACAATATTTTCAACTGTCCAAAGCAATCTTTTTCCTAATGCTCCACCCGGATGAAATTTCGCAAAATCTTCCGATTTAAATTGACGCATTTTCATTAAAGCAACCGCCAAAGCATCACCCATAACCAGTTGTGCTGTTGTAGAAGAAGTTGGTGCTAAATTTACCAAGCATGCTTCTTTAGAAACGTTAACGTCTAAAACAATATCTGAATTTTTAGCTAATTCTGATTTTAAATTTGCCGTTAAACCAATTAAACAAGATGAATATTGTTTTAAAATAGGAGCTAAATAAGTAATTTCGGGCGTATTTCCACTTTTAGAAATACAAATCACAACATCTTCCTTTTGCAACAATCCTAAATCTCCGTGAATTGCTTCCGAAGCATGTAAGAATTGTGATGGAGTTCCTGTCGAGTTTAAAGTCGCAACCATTTTATTCGCAATATGTGCACTTTTCCCTACTCCAACAATCACCAATTTCCCTTTCGTATTATATATCGCTTGTACCGCATCAACAAAACTATCGTTCAATCTAGATGCAATTGCTTGTAACTCTAAAATCTCTTCTTGAAAAACTTTTTGAGCTATTTCTATAAAATCTCTTCTTTCCAAAACAAAAAGTATGTCTGTTTTTATTTTTTTCCGTATCTTTAACCTCCTTTTTTAACTCTAATTCAATGAAATAATTATTGAAGAGTTAAATCAAAGGTCAAATATAGGAACTATTTAATTTATAATATTAATTTTAGTCTTTTGTGTAGATGGAAGCCACTTCGAAGAACTTAACATCTTATCTTAAAAAATATTTTG containing:
- a CDS encoding electron transfer flavoprotein subunit beta/FixA family protein, coding for MKILVCISSVPDTTAKINFTGDGKSFDKNGVQFVINPHDEFSLNKAVELQEKAGATVTILTVGDASVDAVMRKALAIGANDGIRIDADARDDFFVATQIAKAAKEGGYDIVLTGKESIDYNGGAVPGLVAGLLDYGFVNGCIGLEVEGSTAKAVREIDGGKENVEVALPAVIAGQKGLVDEAALRIPNMRGIMQARSKQITVVAPEATSTSVEVVGYEKPASRGNVTLVDKDNVAELVRLLHEEAKAI
- a CDS encoding KpsF/GutQ family sugar-phosphate isomerase codes for the protein MERRDFIEIAQKVFQEEILELQAIASRLNDSFVDAVQAIYNTKGKLVIVGVGKSAHIANKMVATLNSTGTPSQFLHASEAIHGDLGLLQKEDVVICISKSGNTPEITYLAPILKQYSSCLIGLTANLKSELAKNSDIVLDVNVSKEACLVNLAPTSSTTAQLVMGDALAVALMKMRQFKSEDFAKFHPGGALGKRLLWTVENIVDPNKRPFVNPDSSIVDVINSLTSGKHGITVVLEDEKILGVVTDGDLRRMLLKYQDFSTLTAKDIATMSPKTINKDEKARVALDTLRQNSIGQLVVVDENDNYFGILDIHSILNEGIE
- the tatC gene encoding twin-arginine translocase subunit TatC → MAASGKTDMSFLAHIGELRGNLIRSVIAVVLTSIGVAFFWDELVEYVIMAPLKSTFPTFDWFNAFGQLTGFGVIYKESFDISKDLTNLNPSGQITSQFFAIIVCGVILAIPYIIYELWKFISPALKDSERKYAGATILAVSFFFILGVLFSYFLLIPLCTQFLFTYDPFNVGNTWTLPSYIDLFVQLLLSMGLMFLLPVFVYFLTSIGVLTPMFLRTYRKHAFIVVLVIAAAITPNDLYSMILVTIPLWILYEFSILVSNRVYNNQLEAESREIVKK
- a CDS encoding bifunctional nuclease family protein, with protein sequence MNNLISLVIKGISYSQTQTGAYALILEEESGFRKLPIIIGSFEAQSIALALEKDITPPRPLTHDLFVSLGEAYKIDVESVYIYKLEDGVFYSNIVFINTDGERSEIDSRTSDAIALAVRFNAPIFAYDHVVEKAGIHLDIMQEEDENIQRALDDIDDEIDLIDDEATSSDFSDWTKDELEEEMKKAVMNEDYELAARLRDEIENLRN
- a CDS encoding electron transfer flavoprotein subunit alpha/FixB family protein → MAIFVYAESHDGKYKKAGLEAVAYAKAIADVAGDTVTAIAFNVTDSSEELYKYGATKVLKVENSTLKNFDANAYAKAVAELAAGEVVVVPSTNDGASFAPLLALKLGASLVTNVEKAPTTFAPFTVARKAFSGKGIETVAVTGKAVITLLQNSFGAKENAVAGSEESVSVSISDADAKVKVTGVEVAQTGAIDLKEAEIVVSAGRGLKGPENWGMIEELAQLLGAATASSKPVADIGWRPHAEHVGQTGKAIAPNLYIAIGISGAIQHLAGVNGSKTIVVINNDAEAPFFKAADYGIVGDAFEVVPKLIEEVKKLKGVA